The DNA window CCACTTTAAGCTAATCAACTTTGTTTTAAAGGTGAGCACGGGTTTAAATCTTGCTCTAAGGTTTGGAATAAGACCGGCACCATAGAGCATAATGCCAGGGCGAACCCATTCAAAATGGGTTTGCGGAAGCAATTGAATCGCTGCCGAGTTGGCTAGACTTTTAGGCAAGGCATAGTCTTCGCAGGCCTGGTTAAACATCGCAAGCTGTTGCTGGGTAAAGCTTTCCGATTCGGTAACACTGGCAAAATGCGACATTAAATGAAGTTTAAGATGTGGCAGTGCATGGCTTAGCTTGAGCATAGACTGATAAAAACTAACCAAATCAAATCCTAAACGATGCATGCCGGTGTCCAATTTAAACCAGATTTTTAAAGGCATTTTGGGTTGATGAGCTAACAGCCAGTCGACTTGATAGGGGGAATGCAATACCAGGTCTAAGCGGTGCTGCTCAACCAACCTGAGTTCGTCGGCTTGAAACACCCCTTCTAGCAATAGGATACGGTGTAAAAAGCCATTTTGTCTGAGGATTAAGGCCTCATCCAAAGAAGCCACTGCAAAGCCATCCGCAGAGGCAAGTTGTTTAGCTACTCGTAGAATGCCATGTCCATAGCCATTGGCTTTAATGACCGCAAAGATTCGAGCCTTAGGCGTTAAGGCTCTTACTTGGGTTAGGTTGTGGCGCAAGGCCGCAAGGTTAATTTGAGCACAAATAGGTCGTGACATAGTTAGTAATGCATATCTTCAGGTGACATGGAAATATAGTTTTCAAAACGGGTATATTGACCAATAAATGTCAGACGTATTGTACCAATCGAACCGTTACGGTGTTTGCCGATTATAATTTCCGCCGTGCCCTTGTCGTCACTATCCGGATGATAAACCTCATCACGATAAATAAAAATAATTAAGTCGGCATCCTGCTCTATCGCACCGGATTCACGCAGGTCTGACATTTTAGGCCGTTTATCAGGACGTTGTTCAAGGCTTCGGTTTAACTGCGACAAGGCAATCAAAGGAATGTTTAATTCTTTGGCTAGGGCTTTGAGGCCACGCGATATTTCAGAAATTTCATTCACTCGGTTATCGGTGTTTTGCGAGCCACGCATTAACTGAAGATAGTCAATCACGACTAAGCCCAAACCAGTCACTTTTGAATCCGGGTCTTCAACCCCCTCTTCAATCGCTTTACGTCGTTGCTTTTCACGGATATCCTTGTCGATCCGTCTTGCACGCGCGCGCAATTCTGTAATCATTAATGCTGGGGTATCGTCGATATAAATATCGGCACTGGATAACAGGGAAATAGACTTGTTCATCTTAGCCCAGTCTTCGGGCAATAACTTACCGGTTCGCATTCGGTGCGCATCTATGCGCCCCAGGGAGCTGATCATCCTCATCGCCAATTGCTCTCCGGGCATTTCCATACTAAAAACCGCAACCGGCTGTCCACTTTTAGTCGCCACGTTTTCAGCAATATTCATCGAAAAAGTAGTTTTACCCATTGAGGGTCTGCCAGCTACAATCAGTAGGTCGCCGCGTTGCAAACCGGAGGTCATTTCATCAAATTCATTGAGGTGAGTAGCAATACCGGTTATCGAACCATCAGAATTAAACAACTCATCAATACGGTTGATCGCTGAAGCCAGTAACTCATCCATGGTTTTGTATTGTCGCTGTTTGCCTTCACCATGTTCTGCAATCGCCATAATCTTAGATTCAGCAAAATCTAAGATTTCACGCACGTCTTTGCCTTTGGTAAAGAAGCAGCTTTCTGCCACTTCGTTCGAGGCTTCGATCAGTTTTCGCAGAATCGATTTTTCGCGCACAATTTGGGTGTAGAACATAATGTTACCAGCACCCGGTGTATTTGCGACTAACTCCGCCAAATAAGTCTTACCGCCAGCGAGTTCAATCTGCTGCGTTGCTTCTAACCACTCAACAACTGTAACCAAATCAAAGGGCTTATTAGCACGGTTGAGCTCTACCATTGCGGAAAAAATCGCTTGATGCTGTTGGGTATAAAAATCAAATTGATTGACAACCACCGATACATC is part of the Thiomicrospira microaerophila genome and encodes:
- the dnaB gene encoding replicative DNA helicase, with product MQVNTKNATSTSSTPFKVPPHSIDSEQSVLGGLMLSNASFEDVSVVVNQFDFYTQQHQAIFSAMVELNRANKPFDLVTVVEWLEATQQIELAGGKTYLAELVANTPGAGNIMFYTQIVREKSILRKLIEASNEVAESCFFTKGKDVREILDFAESKIMAIAEHGEGKQRQYKTMDELLASAINRIDELFNSDGSITGIATHLNEFDEMTSGLQRGDLLIVAGRPSMGKTTFSMNIAENVATKSGQPVAVFSMEMPGEQLAMRMISSLGRIDAHRMRTGKLLPEDWAKMNKSISLLSSADIYIDDTPALMITELRARARRIDKDIREKQRRKAIEEGVEDPDSKVTGLGLVVIDYLQLMRGSQNTDNRVNEISEISRGLKALAKELNIPLIALSQLNRSLEQRPDKRPKMSDLRESGAIEQDADLIIFIYRDEVYHPDSDDKGTAEIIIGKHRNGSIGTIRLTFIGQYTRFENYISMSPEDMHY
- the alr gene encoding alanine racemase, with product MSRPICAQINLAALRHNLTQVRALTPKARIFAVIKANGYGHGILRVAKQLASADGFAVASLDEALILRQNGFLHRILLLEGVFQADELRLVEQHRLDLVLHSPYQVDWLLAHQPKMPLKIWFKLDTGMHRLGFDLVSFYQSMLKLSHALPHLKLHLMSHFASVTESESFTQQQLAMFNQACEDYALPKSLANSAAIQLLPQTHFEWVRPGIMLYGAGLIPNLRARFKPVLTFKTKLISLKWIDAGETVGYGQTWTASRKSLIGVAAAGYGDGYPRHAPSGTPVLVNGQRVTTVGRVSMDMITLDLTDCADWVAIGDKVTLWGEGLAVDEVAEKAGTIGYELLCGITQRVPIEEIENEAQNP